The stretch of DNA CTCTGTAACGGGGGTTCATTTTTATTAATATAAATGGTAAATAAAAAGGCAACCTCAATTTGTAACAAAAACAACCAATCTAGCATCATTAGGCTTCCCTCCCACCCCACCGGGATCATAGATAAGTAATACGAATCACCTACTTAAAAAGCTAGCTGCAATTTTTACACTTTGTCAAATCTTAAAATAATCTAGCATGTGCACGCATACGGTATAGAACAGTTCCAAAACACATTCAGTGCTTTAGGCAACAGTGAAAAGTTTGCAATCCAAATTGAGAGAAAATGTGACAGCAGTAAATGCAAATGTACCTAACTTGGCATAAAAAGCAGCACACTTCATTTCACACTGTAGCACCCCCTGGATCTAAAGTTCCCTGGAACTTGTTAAATTGATCAATGATAATGAAGATGAAAACAGCACGTTTTCAGCACCACATCACAGTAACCACTGTAGACTACCATGGAAGCAAGGGTTATCAAACAGTCAGAGCTGAACTATCAACATGGTGCAGAGAAACAGGAGACGCATTTTGGAAAGACACaggaacaaacaaaaaaagtttAAATAGGAAAAGGGGATTTGTAGTCTGTTGGGCATTGCTATCATAAAGCCCTGTACGGGAGACGGGTTACCTGCGCCTGGCAGGCGGGCTACCACGACGCCCGCGATGGTCATCTCGAGGACGTCTGCTCCATGAGGGAGGAGGACCCCGGTTGCGGGTGCGTTTCTCACCATTGGACAGCTCCACTCGCACACGAGAACCACTTAGTGTCCTGTGCAGATCAATAAGGATGTTACCATGGGTATACTGTTTAACGGTCACCAAAACATTATGTTATACATTAACTTGTTTCGCCACCTGTCGGGTAGTTAAATGGAGGCCAGTGGCAACTGAAATGAATATGTAGTCCTTCCAAATATCAGAGTAAGTGCATTGCTTGGAAACAAGGATCTCCAAGCAAACTAGGCACTGTCATATAGTTATCTTATAAAGTGAAAAGCACACAGAGAAAATGTGCGATCATATAGCAAAAACAGAAATGCTACTTCAAACCGTTCTGGAATGCCTCTAATTTCTTTGGTCAAACAGTAAATCTGTAAAGTATATTGGCATGCAAGGAACGAAAACGTTAGTGATAGCCTCTCATTTCAACAGTCCTCAATTTCCTGATTCTATCATTCAGTTATTTTTATTATACCAGAAACTTGTTCTTAGGCTTTACCTTCCATCAAGCTCCCTCACTGCGTCTGTTGCGTCCCTTGGATCTTCAAATTCCACAAAAGCAAAGCCTGGGGGGTTCCTTGCTACCCAGACACTGCGAAGTGGCCCATAATAGCCAAAGGACCTCTCCAGCTCTGTCTTGTTGCCATTATTTCCCAGGTTTCCCACATAGACCTTGCAGTCAAGAGGGCAATCTCGGTGCATGGCTGGATCTGTAAAAATATTAAGCAAAATGAATAGAATTCATCAGGTTCCACTCACTCTTTGGTATTAAGAGTTGATGGTTAACAGTACCTGACTAGTTTTGCTTTCTAGGAATCATGCTTCAAAAGGCATCAGAATGGCCAATGTACAAAgtgaactatatatatatatatagttctggaacacacacacacacaactaattCTTTGAAATTCTTGTGTCAAACAGTCAATCTGTCAAGTGTACACTGGCATGCAAGGAACGAAAACTTTTGTAATTACCTGCCATTTCAACAGGTCTCAATTTTCAAAACAAAAATTGATACTCCGCAAACGTGAATGAGAAACTGAAAGAAGAATTGTCCATTTAGATTTTCACGTAGTACACATTTTCCACACAATTTATATTCAAGTAGGACTGTACTATTTATAGTCTATGTTCATAACACGCAGATTTACAAATTTCCCTACACATACAATTTACAAAGCCACATTCAAACAGCCAAGTGTGTTTATAACACGCAATCAGATGTTTTGCGTCGTTCTGGCTGAATTTGAGGTAGGCAACAAAGTGCCAGAAATTAATACAGGGCATAAAGCAAGTGGTGTGGAAATGCATAGCACATGGAAATGCATTGCGGTAATTCTTCTAATATATAATTGCCGTGAAAGATTAACAGGTTCTGCGATTACAGCTACAAAGTAAGTAATACGTTTGTTAGAACAAGCTTGTTTTCTGATCCAACGTTGGTCAAAATCGCCCACAGCCCCTTTGCATCGTTCACTAAGGTTACTAACTACCTGCCCGTATGTAGTTATGCAAAATGGCAGAAGCCCGGGCTGGGGCCTTGGCGAGATAGAACCCTCACATTTGCTTGGCTTGCTCCCTCCTAGTTCACTTTTTTTTGTTTACGTGCCATGGGCTACGTGTGAGGCCAGAGTATAGCTGCAAATTCACTTAAACATTAGTCAATACAATTACATGATGTAGTACCGTTGGTTTAACCATTTCAGTTAACTTCACTAACTAACTGCGAAAATACTGAAAATGGATAACGTTACTAGCTAGCTCTTCGGTGGgcaaactaacgttagctagatagtATAAATGAAAGAGTCAGTAAATATAAAATAAACATGAATTGAAAAATGAAATACATATCACACTTTGCATTATTTAGGTATGTGTTATTTACCGTATTGTAAAACCAACACTAATATTCGATCCGTTTGCAGTCTTCCGTTGAACCGCCTGTCTGTAGCTGCGACATGAGCTGCTAGCTATAATAAAATGGAGACCGGATATCTTCTTCTGTGggttttatatggcggttggcaaccaactttaagctgcattaccgccaccaactggactggagtgtggaccagaGACAGTGAAAGTCGAAATCTTACCCAACATTCTCCTCTCCCTAAGGAAACGAAATACATAATTAAATACTACATCCCCTGAAGATTTCCCCAGCAGTTCACTTAATCCTGGCTGTTCAACCCCATTGCTCCTCAAATCTAATAACAATCACTCCCTTTCCTCCCATATTTCTGGCACTAAAATAGAACAtgtccgagctggtcacgggtgcacctcagccacactcatgGTACTAAACagtatcataaccgccatcgataaaagacagtactatgcagccgtcttcatcgacctggccaaggctttcgactctgtcaatcaccgtattcttattggcagactcaatagccttgttttctcaaattactgcctcgcctggttcaccaactactcctcagatagagttcagtgtgtcaaatcagagggcctgttgtccggacatcTGGCGGTCTCtgtgggggtaccacagggttaaattctcgggccgactcttttctctgtatatatctatgatgtcgctcttgctgctgttgattctttgatccacctctacgcaaacgacaccattctgtaggtcgcaattgtaaatgagaacttgttctcaacttgcctacctggttaaataaaggtgaaataaataagaaaataaaaaatacaggtgtgcaaatgggcagaaaagtaaataaaaacaatatggggatgaggtaggtagattgggagggctatttacagatggactatgtacagctgcagcgatcggtaagctactcagatagctgatgtttaaagttagtgagggaaatataagtctccagcttc from Oncorhynchus keta strain PuntledgeMale-10-30-2019 chromosome 21, Oket_V2, whole genome shotgun sequence encodes:
- the LOC118400283 gene encoding serine/arginine-rich splicing factor 3 isoform X1, with protein sequence MADPAMHRDCPLDCKVYVGNLGNNGNKTELERSFGYYGPLRSVWVARNPPGFAFVEFEDPRDATDAVRELDGRTLSGSRVRVELSNGEKRTRNRGPPPSWSRRPRDDHRGRRGSPPARRRSPRRRSFSRSRSRSLSRDRKRERSLSRDRNHKPSRSFSRSRSRSRSTERK
- the LOC118400283 gene encoding serine/arginine-rich splicing factor 3 isoform X2 translates to MHRDCPLDCKVYVGNLGNNGNKTELERSFGYYGPLRSVWVARNPPGFAFVEFEDPRDATDAVRELDGRTLSGSRVRVELSNGEKRTRNRGPPPSWSRRPRDDHRGRRGSPPARRRSPRRRSFSRSRSRSLSRDRKRERSLSRDRNHKPSRSFSRSRSRSRSTERK